One Bombus pascuorum chromosome 4, iyBomPasc1.1, whole genome shotgun sequence DNA segment encodes these proteins:
- the LOC132905765 gene encoding sodium channel protein para isoform X17, protein MSEDSDSVSEEERSLFRPFTRESLAAIEARIAEEHAKQKELEKKRAEGEGGFGRKKKKKEVRYDDEDEDEGPQPDQMLEQGAPIPVRLHNEFPPELASTPLEDIDSFYHNQRTFVVISKGKDIFRFSATDAMWILDPFNPIRRVAIYILVHPLFSLFIITTILVNCILMIMPTTPTIESTEVIFTGIYTFESAVKVMARGFILQPFTYLRDAWNWLDFVVIALAYVTMGIDLGNLAALRTFRVLRALKTVAIVPGLKTIVGAVIESVKNLRDVIILTMFSLSVFALMGLQIYMGVLTQKCIKNFPEDGSWGNLTDENWERFVSNETNWYVDEAKNMPLCGNSSGAGQCLPGYTCLQGYGENPNYGYTSFDTFGWALLSAFRLMTQDYWENLYQLVLRSAGPWHMLFFIVIIFLGSFYLVNLILAIVAMSYDELQKKAEEEEAAEEEAIREAEEAALAKENKLAAQAAAREAAAVAAVAAADQIVKSPSDFSCHSYELFVGQEKGNDDNNKERMSIRSIESVSEHRVKQINNHTATTKPRKVSAASLSLPGSPFNLRRSSRGSHQFTIRNGRGRFVGPPGGDRKPLVLSTFLDAQEHLPYADDSNAVTPMSEENGTIVVPVYYANLGSRHSSYTSHASRLSYTSHGDLIGGIANAGKPMTKESQLRIRSVRPPSVNGHFTDSNQKYHYEGDLEDPMGKAKQQDNPFIEPSQQHAVVDMKDVMVLNDIIEQAAGRQSRTPEQGDDDEEGPKFKDKLLAAVLRCIDIFCVWDCCWLWLEFQKYVSLVVFDPFVELFITLCIVVNTLFMALDHHDMDKDMEKVLKTGNYFFTATFGIEATLKLIAMSPKYYFQEGWNIFDFIIVALSLLELGLEGVQGLSVLRSFRLLRVFKLAKSWPTLNLLISIMGRTVGALGNLTFVLCIIIFIFAVMGMQLFGKNYTDNVDRFPDGDLPRWNFTDFMHSFMIVFRVLCGEWIESMWDCMLVGDVSCIPFFLATVVIGNLVVLNLFLALLLSNFGSSNLSAPTADNDTNKIAEAIDRIARFIKWIKRNVLYLAKMMRAKLTNQISDQAPGEGPSNSWKEDGIDRDGDLDLADGELDAYRDKKSAKEINQLEVAIGDGMEFTIHGDLKNKLKKGKLCMNNSKVIANSINHRDYRLDNDYINQNEDDTISNKSYGSHKNRAFKDESHKGSMDSLDGEEKKDASKEDLEQEEDLGEEGEEGEGVLGDAIIQADEDPIESDYPADCCPENCYKKFPFLAGDDDAPFWQGWANLRLKTFQLIENKYFETAVILMILLSSMALALEDVHLQQRPILQDILYYMDRIFTVIFFLEMLIKWLALGFKKYFTNAWCWLDFIIVMVSLINFVASLCGAGGIQAFKTMRTLRALRPLRAMSRMQGMRVVVNALVQAIPSIFNVLLVCLIFWLIFAIMGVQLFAGKYFKCVDANKTTLSHEIIPDRNACLAENYTWENSPMNFDHVGKAYLCLFQVATFKGWIQIMNDAIDSRELNKQPIRETNIYMYFYFVFFIIFGSFFTLNLFIGVIIDNFNEQKKKAGGSLEMFMTEDQKKYYNAMKKMGSKKPLKAIPRPRWRPQAIVFEIVTDKKFDMIIMLFIGLNMLTMTLDHYQQTQTFSDVLDYLNMIFIVIFTSECLMKIFALRYHYFKEPWNLFDFVVVILSILGLVLSDIIEKYFVSPTLLRVVRVAKVGRVLRLVKGAKGIRTLLFALAMSLPALFNICLLLFLVMFIFAIFGMSFFMHVKDKSGLDDVYNFKTFGQSMILLFQMSTSAGWDGVLDGIINEEDCQEPNNEIGYPGNCGSSTIGIAYLLSYLVISFLIVINMYIAVILENYSQATEDVQEGLTDDDYDMYYEIWQQFDPDGTQYIRYDQLSDFLDVLEPPLQIHKPNKYKIVSMDIPICKGDMMFCVDILDALTKDFFARKGNPIEESAEIEVQTRPGEAGYEPVSSTLWRQREEYCARLIQNAWRKHKQQRLGGPSEESDDADTDPRVRQTAVLVESDGFVTKNGHRVVIHSRSPSVTSRTADV, encoded by the exons GTTCGGTATgacgacgaggacgaggacgaggGTCCTCAGCCGGATCAGATGCTCGAGCAAGGAGCACCGATTCCGGTCCGACTGCACAACGAATTTCCACCCGAGTTGGCCTCCACACCTCTCGAGGATATCGATAGCTTCTATCATAACCAAAGg ACCTTCGTCGTCATCAGCAAGGGAAAGGACATATTCAGGTTCTCAGCGACAGATGCGATGTGGATCCTCGACCCGTTCAACCCAATACGACGTGTGGCCATTTACATATTGGTTCACCCACTGTTCTCCCTCTTCATTATCACTACAATATTGGTTAACTGCATACTCATGATCATGCCCACTACGCCCACCATCGAGTCTACGGA AGTGATATTTACGGGCATCTACACATTTGAGTCCGCCGTTAAGGTGATGGCGAGGGGTTTCATTCTGCAGCCTTTTACCTATCTTAGAGATGCATGGAATTGGCTCGACTTCGTAGTTATAGCTTTAGC TTATGTGACGATGGGCATAGATCTAGGCAACCTTGCCGCTCTCAGGACATTTCGAGTCCTCCGAGCCTTGAAGACTGTCGCTATTGTACCAG GTCTGAAAACCATTGTCGGCGCTGTGATAGAATCCGTGAAGAACCTGCGCGATGTGATAATCCTGACGATGTTCTCTCTTTCCGTCTTTGCGCTGATGGGCCTCCAGATTTACATGGGGGTGCTCACGCAAAAGTGTATAAAGAACTTTCCCGAGGACGGCTCCTGGGGCAATCTCACCGATGAAAACTGGGAGCGATTCGTTAGCAATGAAA cTAATTGGTACGTGGACGAGGCGAAAAACATGCCTTTGTGTGGAAATTCATCTGGAGCAGG GCAGTGCCTTCCTGGCTACACGTGTTTACAAGGATACGGTGAAAATCCGAATTATGGTTACACGAGTTTCGACACCTTTGGCTGGGCTCTACTCTCCGCTTTTCGTTTGATGACGCAAGATTATTGGGAAAATCTGTATCAACTGGTGCTTAGATCGGCCGGTCCATGGCATATGTTGTTCTTTATCGTGATCATTTTCCTCGGCTCCTTTTATCTGGTTAACTTAATCCTCGCTATTGTCGCGATGTCTTATGACGAGTTGCAAAAGAAAGCTGAAGAAGAGGAAGCTGCTGAGGAAGAAGCCATAAGA GAAGCCGAGGAAGCAGCTCTAGCGAAAGAGAATAAGCTGGCGGCGCAGGCGGCGGCTCGGGAGGCGGCAGCCGTTGCGGCGGTGGCCGCCGCCGATCAGATCGTCAAATCACCGTCAGACTTCTCATGTCATAGCTATGAACTGTTTGTTGGTCAGGAAAAAGGGAACGACGATAACAACAAGGAGAGGATGAGCATACGTTCGATCGAGTCAGTCAGCGAGCATAGAGTGAAACAGATCAACAATCACACGGCCACCACTAAACCACGAAAAGTCAGCGCT GCGAGTCTTAGTCTGCCTGGTTCACCGTTCAATCTCCGTCGAAGCAGCCGCGGTAGCCATCAGTTCACGATCAGAAATGGCCGGGGCCGTTTCGTCGGACCGCCAGGAGGCGACCGGAAGCCGTTGGTCCTGTCGACGTTCCTCGACGCCCAGGAACACCTGCCATACGCGGACGACTCGAACGCGGTCACGCCAATGTCCGAGGAGAATGGCACGATCGTCGTGCCTGTCTACTACGCGAATCTTGGGTCCAGGCACTCGTCGTACACGTCGCACGCATCACGGCTTTCGTACACGTCCCATGGTGATTTGATCGGTGGAATAGCAAACGCGGGGAAACCGATGACGAAGGAGAGCCAGCTGAGAATCAGATCTGTCAGGCCACCATCCGTGAATGGCCATTTCACGGATTCTAATCAGAAGTACCATTAC GAGGGTGATCTAGAAGATCCTATGGGCAAGGCAAAGCAACAAGACAATCCGTTTATAGAGCCTTCGCAACAACATGCCGTAGTTGATATGAaag ACGTGATGGTGCTGAACGATATCATAGAACAGGCCGCGGGTCGACAGAGCAGAACACCGGAGCAAGGAG ACGACGATGAAGAAGGGCCAAAGTTTAAGGACAAATTGTTGGCCGCGGTGCTACGTTGCATCGATATCTTCTGCGTGTGGGATTGTTGCTGGTTGTGGCTTGAGTTTCAAAAATACGTGTCTCTTGTGGTGTTCGATCCATTCGTAGAGTTGTTCATCACCCTTTGTATCGTCGTCAATACATTGTTCATGGCGCTCGATCATCACGATATGGACAAGGATATGGAAAAAGTGCTCAAGACAGGAAACTAC ttCTTCACGGCAACATTCGGTATCGAGGCAACGCTGAAACTGATAGCAATGAGTCcgaaatattactttcaagaAGGATGGAATATTTTCGACTTCATTATCGTCGCTCTTTCGCTTCTGGAATTGGGATTAGAAGGTGTCCAAGGTCTCTCCGTATTGCGATCGTTCAGATTG TTAAGAGTGTTCAAACTGGCGAAGTCGTGGCCTACGTTGAATCTGCTAATTTCCATCATGGGCAGAACAGTAGGAGCGCTGGGTAACCTGACGTTCGTGTTATGTATCATCATCTTCATTTTCGCCGTGATGGGTATGCAATTGTTTGGGAAGAACTATACGGACAACGTCGATCGGTTCCCCGATGGAGATCTACCGAGATGGAATTTCACCGATTTTATGCATTCGTTCATGATCGTGTTTCGCGTACTCTGTGGAGAGTGGATCGAGTCTATGTGGGATTGTATGCTTGTGGGCGACGTCTCTTGCATACCATTCTTTCTGGCTACTGTTGTCATCGGTAATCTGGTT GTGCTGAATCTCTTCTTGGCTTTGTTGCTGAGCAACTTCGGTTCGTCGAATCTATCGGCGCCGACCGCGGACAACGATACGAACAAGATCGCGGAGGCGATCGATCGAATAGCACGATTTATTAAGTGGATCAAGCGAAATGTCCTTTATCTTGCTAAAATGATGCGAGCCAAACTCACCAATCAGATATCCGATCAGGCGCCAGGTGAGGGACCGTCCAACAGTTGGAAAGAAG ATGGAATTGATCGCGATGGGGACCTAGATCTTGCAGATGGAGAGCTGGATGCGTATAGAGATAAAAAGAGTGCCAAGGAGATAAACCAACTCGAAGTTGCTATCGGAGATGGAATGGAATTTACCATCCATG gAGATCTAAAGAATAAATTGAAGAAGGGTAAACTGTGCATGAACAACAGCAAAGTTATAGCAAATTCGATAAACCATCGTGACTACAGGCTGGACAACGATTATATTAATCAGAACGAGGATGATACCATCAg TAATAAATCATATGGCAGCCACAAGAATAGAGCGTTCAAGGACGAAAGTCATAAGGGAAGTATGGACTCGTTGGATGgtgaagaaaagaaggatGCGAGTAAAGAAGACCTGGAACAAGAAGAAG ATCTTGGAGAAGAGGGAGAGGAGGGAGAAGGCGTCCTAGGAGATGCAATTATCCAAGCAGACGAAGATCCCATCGAATCCGACTATCCGGCTGACTGTTGTCCAGAAAATTGTTACAAGAAATTCCCGTTCTTAGCTGGTGACGATGACGCTCCATTTTGGCAAGGTTGGGCCAACTTGAGACTGAAGACCTTCCAACTAATTGAGAACAAGTATTTTGAGACTGCCGTCATTTTGATGATCCTTTTGAGTAGTATGGCTCTC GCCTTGGAAGATGTGCATCTTCAACAACGACCCATTCTGCAAGATATCTTATACTACATGGACCGAATATTTACTGTGATTTTCTTCCTCGAAATGTTAATCAAATGGTTGGCTCTCGGCTTCAAAAAGTACTTCACGAACGCTTGGTGCTGGCTTGATTTCATCATTGTCATG GTGTCACTCATTAACTTCGTAGCGTCGCTCTGTGGCGCTGGCGGGATCCAAGCCTTCAAAACAATGAGGACCCTAAGGGCCCTAAGGCCACTCAGGGCGATGTCTAGAATGCAGGGAATGCGG GTAGTCGTCAACGCTTTGGTTCAAGCCATTCCATCCATTTTCAACGTGTTACTGGTGTGTCTTATCTTCTGGTTGATCTTCGCCATTATGGGTGTACAGCTTTTTGCCGGCAAATATTTCAAg TGCGTAGATGCCAATAAAACAACACTCAGCCACGAAATAATCCCTGACCGAAATGCCTGTTTGGCTGAGAACTATACCTGGGAGAATTCTCCGATGAATTTCGACCACGTAGGAAAGGCTTATCTGTGCTTGTTCCAAGTGGCCACGTTTAAAGGATGGATTCAGATCATGAATGACGCGATAGATTCTAGGGAG CTCAACAAACAACCAATTCGTGAAACAAACATCTACatgtatttctattttgtATTCTTCATTATATTCGGATCGTTTTTTACCCTTAATCTATTCATTGGTGTGATCATCGATAACTTCAACGAGCAGAAGAAAAAGGCGGGTGGTTCCCTCGAGATGTTCATGACGGAAGACcagaagaaatattacaacGCTATGAAAAAGATGGGTAGCAAGAAACCATTGAAAGCCATTCCACGTCCAAGA TGGAGGCCGCAGGCGATAGTGTTTGAAATAGTGACGGACAAAAAGTTCGATATGATAATCATGTTGTTCATCGGACTGAATATGCTTACGATGACGTTGGACCACTATCAACAAACTCAGACTTTCAGCGATGTTCTGGACTATCTAAACATGATATTCATTGTGATATTCACCAGCGAGTGTCTCATGAAGATCTTCGCTCTGCGTTACCACTATTTCAAGGAGCCATGGAACCTCTTTGattttgttgttgttatattgtcaatattag GTCTGGTTCTCAGCGATattattgagaaatatttcgtatcgCCGACCTTGCTCCGTGTAGTAAGGGTGGCAAAAGTCGGTCGTGTGCTTCGACTCGTAAAAGGTGCTAAGGGTATTCGAACTCTTCTCTTCGCCCTGGCGATGTCGTTACCAGCTCTCTTCAATATTTGCCTATTACTGTTTTTGGTGATGTTTATCTTCGCGATTTTTGGAATGTCATTCTTCATGCACGTGAAAGACAAGAGCGGACTGGATGATGTATACAATTTCAAAACGTTCGGCCAGTCGATGATATTGCTATTCCAG ATGTCAACGTCTGCCGGTTGGGATGGCGTCCTCGACGGTATAATAAACGAGGAGGACTGCCAGGAACCGAACAACGAGATAGGATATCCGGGCAACTGTGGTTCGTCCACGATCGGCATCGCCTATCTTCTCTCGTACCTGGTGATCAGCTTCTTGATCGTGATAAACATGTACATCGCCGTGATCTTGGAGAATTACTCCCAAGCTACCGAGGATGTGCAGGAGGGTCTGACGGATGACGACTACGACATGTACTACGAGATCTGGCAACAGTTCGACCCAGATGGAACGCAGTACATCAGATACGATCAGCTGTCCGATTTCTTGGACGTGCTGGAGCCGCCGTTACAGATACACAAGCCAAACAAGTATAAGATCGTATCTATGGACATCCCGATATGCAAGGGAGATATGATGTTCTGCGTAGACATTCTGGATGCTCTCACGAAAGACTTCTTCGCGCGCAAGGGTAATCCGATCGAGGAGTCGGCAGAGATCGAGGTTCAGACGCGTCCAGGTGAGGCTGGTTACGAACCAGTTTCCTCGACTCTGTGGCGTCAGCGTGAGGAGTATTGCGCGCGTCTGATTCAGAACGCCTGGAGAAAGCACAAGCAACAACGTCTAGGCGGACCAAGCGAAGAAAGCGACGACGCTGACACCGATCCACGGGTCAGACAGACCGCGGTCTTGGTCGAGAGTGACGGTTTCGTGACGAAAAATGGCCACAGAGTCGTCATACATAGCCGATCGCCGAGCGTAACCTCGAGAACCGCGGACGTCTGA